Proteins encoded in a region of the Streptomyces violaceoruber genome:
- a CDS encoding glycoside hydrolase family 35 protein, translating into MKRSTLSYTDGTLLRNGRPHRLLAGSLHYFRVHPGHWADRLRRLAALGLNAVDTYVPWNFHERTAGDIRFDGPRDLARFIRLAQEEGLDVVVRPGPYICAEWDNGGLPAWLTGTPGMRLRTSHGPYLEAVDRWFDALVPRIAELQAGRGGPVVAVQIENEYGSYGDDRAYVRHIRDALVARGITELLYTADGPTPLMQDGGALPGELAAATFGSRPDRAAALLRSRRLAEPFFCAEFWNGWFDHWGDKHHVRPAPSAAEDLGGILDEGGSVSLYMAHGGTNFGLWAGANHEGGTIRPTVTSYDSDAPIAENGALTPKFFALRDRLTALGTAATRRPLPADPPLLAPRDLPVLRQAALLDALRATAEPVTAPLPLSFEELSLASGLVLYEAEPLLPPGEHEVTVTGLHDRAQVFADDTPVAVLDRESASFTVTGTGARVRLALLVENQGRINYGPLLGQGKGILGGVRVERRLVHGWTMRPLPLDAWTGRDTARAAAAAPSDGRAGFATAVLPVAEPADAFVALPGFGKGFLWVNDTLLGRYWEIGPQSTLYLPGPLLRPGDNTLTVLELERLGDRVALREGPDLGPSEEYVETFD; encoded by the coding sequence ATGAAGCGGTCCACCCTGTCGTACACCGACGGCACCCTCCTGCGGAACGGGCGCCCGCACCGTCTGCTGGCGGGCTCGCTGCACTACTTCCGGGTGCACCCCGGGCACTGGGCCGACCGGCTCCGGCGGCTGGCCGCCCTCGGCCTGAACGCGGTCGACACCTACGTCCCCTGGAACTTCCACGAGCGCACCGCGGGCGACATCCGCTTCGACGGCCCGCGCGACCTGGCCCGGTTCATCCGGCTCGCCCAGGAGGAGGGGCTGGACGTCGTCGTGCGGCCGGGCCCCTACATCTGCGCCGAGTGGGACAACGGCGGTCTGCCCGCCTGGCTGACCGGCACTCCCGGCATGCGGCTGCGCACCTCCCACGGCCCCTACCTCGAAGCGGTCGACCGCTGGTTCGACGCGCTCGTCCCGCGGATCGCGGAACTCCAGGCCGGCCGGGGCGGACCGGTCGTGGCCGTGCAGATCGAGAACGAGTACGGCAGCTACGGCGACGACCGGGCGTACGTCCGCCACATCCGGGACGCCCTCGTCGCCCGGGGCATCACCGAACTGCTCTACACCGCGGACGGGCCGACCCCGCTGATGCAGGACGGCGGCGCCCTGCCCGGCGAACTGGCCGCGGCGACCTTCGGCTCACGCCCCGACCGGGCCGCGGCGCTGCTGCGCTCCCGCCGGCTCGCAGAGCCCTTCTTCTGCGCCGAGTTCTGGAACGGCTGGTTCGACCACTGGGGCGACAAGCACCACGTCCGGCCGGCCCCGAGCGCGGCCGAGGACCTCGGCGGCATCCTCGACGAGGGCGGCTCCGTGAGCCTCTACATGGCGCACGGCGGCACCAACTTCGGACTGTGGGCGGGCGCCAACCACGAGGGCGGTACCATCCGTCCGACCGTCACCAGCTACGACTCGGACGCCCCCATCGCCGAGAACGGCGCCCTGACCCCGAAGTTCTTCGCCCTGCGGGACAGGCTGACCGCGCTCGGCACCGCCGCGACCCGGCGCCCGCTGCCCGCCGACCCACCGCTGCTGGCACCCCGCGACCTGCCGGTCCTCCGGCAGGCGGCCCTGCTCGACGCCCTGCGGGCGACGGCCGAACCCGTGACCGCACCGCTGCCGCTGAGCTTCGAGGAACTGTCCCTGGCCTCGGGCCTGGTCCTCTACGAGGCCGAGCCGCTGCTGCCGCCGGGGGAGCACGAGGTGACCGTCACGGGTCTGCACGACCGCGCCCAGGTCTTCGCCGACGACACACCCGTCGCCGTACTGGACCGCGAGAGCGCCTCGTTCACCGTCACCGGCACCGGAGCACGGGTCCGGCTGGCGCTGCTGGTGGAGAACCAGGGACGGATCAACTACGGTCCGCTGCTCGGCCAGGGCAAGGGCATCCTCGGCGGGGTGCGGGTGGAGCGCCGGCTGGTGCACGGCTGGACGATGCGTCCGCTGCCGCTCGACGCGTGGACGGGGCGGGACACGGCACGCGCCGCGGCGGCGGCCCCCTCGGACGGCCGGGCCGGATTCGCCACCGCCGTCCTGCCGGTGGCCGAGCCCGCGGACGCCTTCGTCGCGCTGCCCGGGTTCGGCAAGGGCTTCCTCTGGGTCAACGACACCCTGCTGGGCCGCTACTGGGAGATCGGCCCCCAGAGCACGCTCTACCTGCCCGGTCCGCTCCTGCGCCCCGGCGACAACACCCTGACCGTGCTGGAACTCGAACGCCTCGGCGACCGCGTCGCCCTGCGCGAGGGCCCCGACCTCGGACCGTCGGAGGAGTACGTCGAGACCTTCGACTGA
- a CDS encoding AMP-binding protein — MTRRVAAAPRQHGVGPGRGPALLHGVGPEAFAAVIAAYTVGARVVGVRPGTTDHQRAALPRDAEVTVTVTDGPAHRTERTPGRRGPERDAGGIDDEIDIRDKEPPSPMFTVE; from the coding sequence ATGACCCGGCGGGTGGCGGCCGCTCCGCGGCAGCACGGCGTCGGCCCGGGCCGTGGCCCGGCCCTGTTGCACGGCGTCGGCCCGGAGGCCTTCGCCGCCGTCATCGCCGCGTACACGGTCGGAGCCCGCGTCGTCGGCGTACGGCCCGGCACGACGGACCACCAGCGTGCGGCCCTCCCGCGTGACGCCGAGGTCACGGTCACGGTCACGGACGGTCCGGCGCACCGGACGGAACGGACCCCCGGCCGCCGGGGCCCCGAACGGGATGCGGGTGGGATCGATGATGAGATCGATATCAGGGACAAGGAACCGCCGTCGCCGATGTTCACCGTCGAGTGA